The Naumovozyma castellii chromosome 4, complete genome genome contains a region encoding:
- the LCB5 gene encoding sphinganine kinase LCB5 (ancestral locus Anc_6.48) — MAQLPLLPSITNYTTSTFSTTSSSVSSSTSSVSSASTETSISSACISISSALSKKSSSKRAEKSKKKKSSSSKKKHQKKEDPISSAILTEDGIKIRAKTSSSTSNSNSSTPNPYSLSNSTSNVNSTLTINTSTTSFRSSTDSHLETASLISCVTCLSDNPANDSQGSNNNSHTTTSVNGQLPDNVVIPYGRILNAKYIDPIKKNNLIEIVFAKPRRHDVIPKKLTVSIENQYLNGDLLDEIMDRSYKNTKRNRSILVVINPFGGKRKAKKVFMSKAKPLLLASECSIDIAYTEYIGHGIKIAQELDIDKYDTIACASGDGIPHEIMNGLYRRPDRVKAFNKLAITQIPCGSGNAMSVSCHWTNNPSYATLCLIKSIEVRVDVMLCSQPSYVDQFPKLSFLSQTYGVIAESDINTESFRWMGSARFELGVAFNILQRKKYPCDIYVKYAAKSKNELKSRYLKHKTRESLRFQDELEEQQQGQLYGVIDGEAGYVPDPGSVTEEDFHIKYPFHEGVPNDWEKVDSNITDNLGIFYTGKMPYVAADTKFFPAALPCDGAIDMVITDSRTPFTRMAPILLALDRGSHVLQPEVIHSKILAYKLVPKLTNGLIAVDGEKFPLEPIQVEIMPRLCKTLLRNGVFVDTDFDSM; from the coding sequence ATGGCTCAACTACCATTACTCCCGTCAATAACAAATTATACAACTTCCACATTCTCAACAACTTCAAGTTCtgtttcttcatcaacGTCCAGTGTATCATCCGCATCCACTGAaacatcaatatcatctgCATGTATCTCTATCTCATCTGcattatcaaagaaatcttCAAGTAAAAGAGCTGAGAAGagtaaaaagaaaaaatcatcatcatcaaagaagaaacatcAAAAAAAGGAAGATCCCATCTCATCTGCCATACTCACAGAAGATGGTATCAAAATTAGAGCAAAGACATCCTCTTCCActtccaattcaaattcatcaactCCAAATCcatattcattatcaaatagTACAAGTAATGTGAATAGTACACTTACCATCAATACAAGTACCACAAGTTTTAGAAGTAGTACGGATTCTCATTTGGAAACAGCTTCACTTATAAGCTGCGTTACCTGTTTAAGTGATAATCCTGCTAATGATTCTCAAGGtagcaataataatagtcATACAACAACATCGGTCAATGGACAATTACCAGATAATGTTGTTATACCGTATGGTAGAATATTAAATGCCAAATATATTGACCCtatcaagaagaataatttaatagaaATTGTATTTGCCAAACCAAGAAGACATGACGTTATCCCAAAAAAATTAACAGTATCCATTGaaaatcaatatttaaatgGTGATCTGTTAGATGAAATTATGGATAGAAGTTATAAAAATACGAAAAGGAATAGATCCATTCTCGTAGTAATAAACCCATTTGGTGGTAAGAGGAAAGCTAAAAAGGTATTCATGAGTAAGGCAAAACCATTATTGTTAGCAAGTGAATGTTCCATTGATATAGCATATACTGAATATATTGGACATGGTATCAAAATTGCACAAGAATTGGATATTGACAAATATGATACCATTGCATGTGCCTCAGGAGATGGCATCCCACACGAAATTATGAACGGATTATATAGACGCCCTGATCGTGTCAAAGcctttaataaattagCAATAACACAAATTCCATGTGGGTCCGGTAATGCCATGAGTGTTTCTTGTCATTGGACAAATAATCCATCATATGCAACTTTATGTTTAATTAAATCCATTGAAGTTCGTGTGGATGTCATGTTATGTTCTCAACCTTCATATGTGGACCAATTTCCTAAATTATCATTCTTAAGTCAAACTTATGGTGTCATTGCAGAATCAGATATAAATACAGAATCATTTAGATGGATGGGTTCTGCACGTTTCGAATTAGGTGTAGcattcaatattttacAACGCAAGAAATATCCATGTGACATCTATGTGAAATATGCTGCtaaatccaaaaatgaattaaaatcaAGGTATTTGAAACATAAGACGAGGGAATCCCTAAGATTTcaagatgaattggaagaacaacaacaaggtCAATTATATGGTGTCATTGATGGAGAAGCAGGTTATGTTCCTGATCCAGGATCAGTgacagaagaagattttcaTATAAAATATCCATTCCATGAGGGTGTTCCTAATGATTGGGAAAAAGTAGATTCAAATATAACTGATAATTTGGGTATATTTTATACGGGGAAAATGCCATATGTGGCTGCTGATACAAAATTTTTCCCAGCAGCTTTACCATGTGATGGTGCCATAGATATGGTCATAACAGATTCTCGCACTCCATTTACTAGAATGGCTCCCATCTTATTAGCATTAGATAGAGGTTCTCATGTCTTACAACCAGAGGTAATTCATTCCAAGATTCTAGCTTACAAGTTGGTACCAAAATTAACAAATGGTTTAATAGCTGTGGATGGAGAGAAATTTCCCCTAGAACCTATTCAAGTGGAAATCATGCCCAGATTGTGCAAGACATTATTAAGGAATGGTGTCTTTGTTGATACAGATTTTGATTCAATGTAG
- the NCAS0D02520 gene encoding C2H2-type zinc finger protein: MSPPRNRRQVKRKKKKNFKCTGFGDCHMAFSRMEHLARHIRKHTGEKPFKCDVCLKCFSRLDNLKQHRLSVHLKIINMAELPPTSIDFIHKQDSVKIPTTPSYSHENANASASTIPYHNDNNIGRAVPSLPITTIFPTNIGNRLIRQRPYLLPPVNISNQPAPINVISRHSPLKLSYTMNPDFQSRNNNNNNVSNSTVPPNAPPPPPQAPPTVTTSEKKETPVSPKLTRESRLSVDYIISDDG; the protein is encoded by the coding sequence ATGTCTCCACCGAGGAATAGGAGACAAGtcaagaggaagaaaaagaaaaattttaaatgCACTGGGTTCGGAGACTGTCACATGGCATTCTCCAGAATGGAACATTTGGCAAGACATATAAGGAAACACACGGGTGAAAAACCATTTAAATGTGACGTGTGTCTCAAATGCTTTAGCAGGCTCgataatttaaaacaacATCGGTTATCTgttcatttgaaaattataaatatgGCGGAATTACCGCCAACTTCTATCGATTTCATTCATAAACAAGATTCAGTGAAAATCCCCACCACTCCCTCCTACTCACACGAAAATGCAAACGCAAGCGCAAGCACCATACCGTACCACAATGATAACAATATCGGTCGAGCAGTACCGTCTTTACCTATAACTACAATATTTCCAACAAATATTGGTAACAGATTAATAAGACAGAGACCGTATTTGTTGCCACCTGTGAACATTTCCAACCAACCAGCACCAATTAATGTCATCTCACGTCACTCTCCACTCAAACTATCATACACCATGAATCCAGATTTCCAATCcagaaacaacaacaataataatgttagCAATAGCACCGTTCCACCAAATGCACCGCCGCCGCCACCGCAAGCACCACCGACAGTAACCACCAGcgaaaagaaggaaacaCCAGTGAGTCCCAAACTAACCAGAGAATCCAGATTAAGCGTGGACTATATCATTAGCGATGATGGATGA
- the NCAS0D02530 gene encoding uncharacterized protein yields the protein MKLPLKPSLCNTSKIRPLSRTSSGSGSRSNSGSWKNVRFAPQLTTVKSFYSGDEPISISNENSPRLVSVADTVLLDDRDDDGFSVNNNFNYKYYNGDEAFQLDYDSDNESTFEGYYKNLDEKYLGNFHFSLGNTRDNSNANGEGDSAELFADGADEPFEVRDWQLMSSPVQSQFKSEMPFEQLLNGQNIKLYSLKSENDGQAFKLVGLILVNNIQFEKNIEVKFTFNNWENICYQVAYFNRSLNAKFDEFKFTIDLTSFKSLLKLQKILYTKDPVTHCPINIEMCCRYDVNNETYYDNNNYNNYCIPIQATTEVCRLYDASDSSDDTLQGEETMGYNDTDNNASHRTSNFYSDFLISTTMTHRVREASHSRQFSDTTDYYNTSPLKHLYHEDTSLIKPKKLNEVVTEGGEYFGTNLDDAIYADDSINQEEASYYSSSSSADSIDSPSLLNSNSLTSSLSSSLSDMAPLNEYTYLTFGGGSVYSMNTFHDASGDLDGQSVQSDSTEINNNNNTTNSNNNSVETITVKKPTPPAPTLLLPKKERDYQLNNSRFNNSRAYDKFFHTVGNEDETVPENHSMTF from the coding sequence ATGAAACTACCACTAAAACCATCACTATGCAACACATCAAAGATAAGACCGCTCTCGAGAACAAGCTCCGGTTCTGGCTCCAGATCAAACTCTGgttcttggaaaaatgtTAGGTTTGCCCCACAATTAACCACGGTGAAAAGCTTCTACTCGGGCGATGAACCCATTTCCATCTCCAATGAGAATTCTCCAAGGTTGGTAAGTGTTGCTGACACCGTTCTGCTGGATGATAGAGACGATGATGGGTTTTCAGTGAATAACAATTTCAACTACAAATATTATAACGGCGATGAGGCATTCCAGTTGGATTACGACTCAGATAATGAGAGTACATTCGAAGGCTACTACAAGAACTTGGACGAGAAATATCTGGGCAATTTTCATTTCTCTCTGGGGAACACCAGGGACAATAGTAACGCTAATGGTGAAGGTGACAGTGCGGAACTTTTCGCTGATGGTGCAGATGAGCCATTTGAAGTAAGGGATTGGCAATTAATGTCGAGTCCCGTGCAATCGCAATTCAAAAGTGAAATGCCCTTTGAACAACTCTTGAACGgtcaaaatattaaattgtaCTCGCTCAAGAGTGAAAACGATGGACAGGCATTCAAGTTGGTCGGGCTCATACTGGTTAACAATATACAATTCGAGAAAAACATCGAAGTTAAATTTACTTTCAACAACTGGGAAAACATTTGCTACCAAGTGGCGTACTTTAACCGTTCCCTTAATGCTAAATTTGACGAGTTCAAGTTCACTATTGATTTGACTAGCTTTAAGAGTCTCTTGAAATTGCAAAAGATATTGTATACGAAGGACCCCGTGACGCATTGTCCCATAAATATCGAAATGTGTTGTCGGTACGACgtgaataatgaaacatACTACGATAATAACAACTATAACAACTATTGCATCCCCATCCAGGCCACCACGGAAGTGTGCAGGCTATACGACGCTTCAGACTCTAGCGATGACACACTACAAGGTGAAGAAACAATGGGATACAATGACACCGATAACAATGCGAGCCACCGCACTTCCAATTTCTACTCGGACTTTTTAATATCCACCACAATGACACACCGTGTAAGGGAAGCTTCACATTCAAGACAGTTTAGTGACACTACGGACTATTACAACACGTCACCTTTGAAGCACCTGTACCATGAGGATACCAGTCTTATCAAGCCCAAGAAATTAAACGAGGTGGTCACTGAAGGAGGTGAGTATTTCGGGACCAACTTGGATGATGCCATCTATGCTGACGACAGTATCAATCAGGAAGAAGCTAGTTATTACTCGTCATCATCGTCTGCAGACTCGATCGACTCACCTTCGTTGTTAAATTCCAACTCATTAACATCATCTCTTTCGTCATCCTTGTCTGACATGGCTCCCCTGAATGAATACACGTACTTGACCTTTGGTGGCGGTAGTGTCTATTCGATGAACACCTTCCATGATGCGAGTGGGGATCTGGATGGACAAAGTGTTCAATCTGATTCCACTGAGatcaacaataataataatactacGAATAGTAACAATAATTCTGTGGAAACCATCACTGTGAAGAAACCTACACCACCAGCACCTACGTTATTACTGCCGAAGAAAGAAAGGGATTACCAACTAAACAACTCCAGgttcaataattcaagGGCttatgataaatttttccatACTGTTGGGAATGAAGACGAGACTGTTCCTGAGAACCATTCAATGACTttctaa
- the PPR1 gene encoding Ppr1p (ancestral locus Anc_5.235) has product MRKQNTITDGKSMRKKDDGNSLKNGSPSSSTFNTSKSKSACKRCRSKKIKCDQKFPSCDRCAHLKVPCVSVDPATGQDVPRSYVFYLEDRLRAMMQRLKDLGEDPIQVRGNVPATSEDDPYEEELRDRDGILQQYLIEKVKMFQSNKTDSVGKASISPDLNISEAICPTNLDMKLRTGEKMLGQPSPSELNESNKNITALATMKTRSSNSFMGDSSGVSFAKLVFTVVNFKPDHSFENESDEGIQFKTPNMYTLYENTPRFDPVELPPRDFAVELIQRYFIDTNSQLSIFHREFFLKKYFEPIYGPWDPAVSLASDSTGINSNFQLPSNVFIATDDWEGNSDSPWYDTLRYLKDTKKVKDIKVPERFKIPYFFLNIVFAIGHATRVLLSKIELVVTFKRRALQYTNALFATSDRLEALAGMLLLAVYSLMRPNVPGVWYTMGSVLRLTVDLGLHTEKLNHNFDAFTVEIRRRLFWAAYSLDRQICSYFGRPFGIPEENITTRFPSELDDSFITPNRNVSDYSDIMNTTASPKIIAMAMYKVRKIQAKIVHILYSPNAELPRNFTDMESWRNATLKELGNWKVNEVPKSFKAMNCEFNMFFFTLNYFYSESILFGLSPKCPTLSGHAFRVVSEGTKGTIDVFSDLCKKQKLSFTWVAVHNIFMNGMTYPYVVFYSRDDVRDDKKTVEEYTGKVLMALKNLIGMCDSARSCYNSYKVLSAAVIKLKFGSRADQLDKGTCTVNTSNEPYKDEEVKETFHSFPKEVAIPAFPNHRNVDMDSQASFEKTLNLPLDQFFTELEKVTSIPERTKPFSNHNASNFAQGSQFQSNEVTDGNVMGTDNESLRDILFQVTSEPMWDELFMQKGDTDMGLTQHINPTLPTQSGKNDFVDGLF; this is encoded by the coding sequence ATGCGAAAACAGAATACCATTACTGATGGTAAGTCAATGAGGAAGAAAGATGATGGAAACTCTTTGAAAAACGGGAgtccttcttcttctacaTTCAATACCTCGAAATCCAAATCTGCATGTAAAAGATGTCGGTCTAAGAAGATAAAATGTGATCAAAAGTTTCCCAGTTGTGACCGATGTGCGCATCTTAAGGTTCCCTGTGTTTCTGTAGATCCTGCAACGGGCCAAGATGTTCCAAGATCATATGTCTTTTATTTGGAAGATCGTCTAAGAGCAATGATGCAGAGGCTGAAGGATCTTGGAGAAGATCCCATTCAAGTACGAGGAAACGTTCCTGCGACAAGTGAAGATGATCCCTATGAGGAAGAATTACGAGATAGGGATGGTATATTGCAGCAATATTTAATAGAAAAAGTAAAAATGTTCCAATCAAATAAGACAGATTCAGTTGGAAAAGCTTCTATCAGTCCAGATCTTAACATTTCAGAAGCAATATGCCCTACTAATCTCGatatgaaattaagaaCAGGTGAGAAGATGCTTGGTCAGCCGAGCCCGTCAGAATTAAACGAATCCAATAAGAATATAACTGCTCTGGCGACAATGAAGACAAGAAGCTCAAATTCATTCATGGGTGATTCATCTGGGGTATCATTTGCCAAATTAGTATTCACTGTGGTAAATTTCAAACCTGAtcattcatttgaaaatgaatcaGATGAGGGCATTCAATTTAAGACTCCCAATATGTACACCCTTTATGAAAATACACCAAGATTTGATCCAGTAGAATTACCTCCAAGAGACTTTGCTGTAGAATTGATTCAAAGATACTTTATTGATACAAATTCTCAACTATCTATATTCCATAGAGAGTTTttcttaaagaaatattttgaaccAATTTATGGACCTTGGGATCCGGCTGTTTCCCTAGCGTCAGATAGTACGggaattaattcaaatttccaattaCCTTCCAATGTATTCATTGCCACAGATGATTGGGAAGGCAATTCTGATTCTCCCTGGTATGACACGCTGAGATATTTAAAAGATACAAAGAAAGTGAAAGATATAAAGGTTCCAGAACGATTCAAGATaccatatttttttttgaatatagTTTTCGCCATTGGACATGCTACACGAGTGTTACTTTCTAAGATTGAGCTAGTGGTCACATTTAAGAGAAGAGCTCTACAATACACGAATGCTCTCTTTGCCACCAGCGATAGATTGGAAGCACTTGCTGGGATGTTACTACTTGCTGTGTATTCATTAATGAGACCAAACGTTCCAGGTGTTTGGTATACGATGGGGTCAGTTCTTCGGTTAACCGTGGATCTAGGGTTACATACAGAGAAACTGAATCATAATTTTGATGCATTTACTGTAGAGATCCGTCGTCGATTATTTTGGGCTGCTTATTCATTGGATAGGCAAATTTGTTCGTATTTCGGAAGACCGTTTGGTATCCCGGAGGAGAATATTACCACTAGATTCCCGAGTGAGTTAGATGACTCTTTCATTACACCAAATAGAAATGTCTCTGATTATTCAGATATTATGAACACGACTGCGTCCCCCAAGATTATTGCGATGGCTATGTATAAGGTCAGGAAGATCCAGGCCAAGATTGTTCATATATTGTATTCGCCCAATGCAGAACTTCCGAGAAACTTCACTGATATGGAATCGTGGCGTAATGCGACGTTGAAAGAGTTAGGGAATTGGAAAGTTAATGAGGTACCCAAATCCTTCAAAGCGATGAATTGTGAATTCAATATGTTTTTCTttactttgaattatttttactCGGAGAGTATCCTCTTTGGATTGTCGCCCAAGTGTCCCACTCTCAGTGGACATGCCTTTAGAGTTGTTAGTGAAGGTACAAAGGGTACCATTGATGTGTTTTCAGATTTATGTAAGAAGCAAAAGTTATCATTCACATGGGTTGCCGttcataatattttcatgAACGGGATGACATACCCGTATGTTGTCTTTTATTCCCGGGATGATGTTAGAGATGACAAAAAGACTGTAGAAGAATACACAGGTAAAGTGTTAATGgcattgaagaatttaatagGGATGTGTGATTCTGCGAGGAGTTGTTACAATAGTTATAAGGTTTTATCAGCTGCTGTAATTAAGTTAAAGTTTGGTAGTAGGGCGGACCAGCTTGACAAGGGAACATGTACAGTGAACACAAGCAATGAACCTTACAAGGATGAGGAAGTGAAGGAGACATTCCATTCATTTCCTAAGGAGGTTGCTATACCAGCTTTTCCCAACCATAGAAATGTCGACATGGATAGCCAGGCCagttttgaaaaaactTTAAACCTGCCATTAGATCAATTTTTCACCGAGTTGGAAAAAGTTACCTCTATCCCTGAACGAACGAAACCTTTTTCGAATCATAATGCCAGTAATTTTGCCCAGGGCTCTCAATTCCAATCCAACGAGGTCACCGATGGGAATGTTATGGGGACGGATAATGAGAGTCTCCGCGATATTCTCTTCCAAGTGACCTCTGAACCCATGTGGGATGAGCTTTTCATGCAAAAGGGGGACACAGACATGGGACTCACACAGCATATCAATCCGACGCTCCCGACACAATCTGGCAAAAACGATTTTGTCGACGGGTTATTTTGA
- the BRE2 gene encoding Bre2p (ancestral locus Anc_5.236) — MKLGIIPYQLETDFVSNSDAELKYKRPNFPSFHETHSVNSDLQFVKPEDIPLNKRNFLYRVGAANPLFKELGYSVTEYPFETPGFNLMDRAGSVSILKDANNMISVQESLGWRSARSDVCVKEGVTYWEIEIIKGGNILVDSNGEIIDGAQSRQRKKDLLDTTPHIRMGITRRETSLEAPVGFDAYGYGIRDNNLESIHEGKVMQVLDNLGELCLKPGDRIGFLLRLPSMEEQISQAKEYSRRRVDALSQHHEGIGMKKEHSNEVTESWKPDIDGPVKKKSRHHNLSNIEFQKALLNGIDYSNVIRDHIALRYKNQLFFEATDYIKTTKPEYYSSDKRERQDYYQLSNSSLGIYLNDKFLGNAFENIKPFLPPFSEVQYNEKFYFNYWKNGVHSEEGNMDDQQHKNANSKKRTTGHLLRNKYSNNNKLGYYPTVSCFNGGTARIHVKKDELKYFTAVVKKSDEEIKTLDILYMEQIADDIVWDIIDEIEEEYTSGIGLPKTKPKESGGSAIQIPVSITDEVRTIPSA; from the coding sequence ATGAAATTGGGAATTATTCCATATCAGCTGGAAACGGATTTTGTATCCAATTCCGATGCAGAGCTCAAGTACAAAAGACCAAACTTCCCATCATTTCATGAAACTCATTCTGTAAATTCCGATTTGCAATTTGTTAAACCTGAAGACATTCCCttaaataaaagaaattttctttatagGGTAGGTGCAGCCAAtccattatttaaagaattaggGTATAGTGTCACGGAGTATCCTTTTGAAACACCTGGATTTAACTTGATGGATCGTGCCGGATCGGTTTCTATTCTTAAGGATGCTAATAATATGATTAGTGTACAAGAATCGTTGGGTTGGAGATCTGCCAGAAGTGATGTTTGTGTAAAGGAAGGTGTTACGTATTGGGAAATTGAGATTATTAAAGGAGGAAATATCCTAGTCGATTCAAATGGTGAAATAATCGATGGTGCACAATCAAggcaaagaaaaaaagatttgTTAGATACAACCCCTCATATACGGATGGGTATAACAAGAAGGGAAACTTCACTAGAGGCTCCTGTAGGATTTGATGCGTATGGGTACGGAATCAGAGATAACAATTTAGAATCCATACATGAAGGTAAAGTGATGCAAGTTTTAGATAATTTGGGGGAGCTTTGTTTGAAACCTGGTGATAGAATTGGATTTCTTCTGAGGCTTCCCTCTATGGAGGAACAAATAAGCCAGGCCAAAGAATATTCCAGAAGAAGAGTGGACGCTCTATCTCAGCATCATGAGGGAATAGGCATGAAGAAGGAGCACTCCAATGAGGTCACAGAATCTTGGAAACCAGATATAGATGGACCagtaaagaagaaatcaagGCACCACAATCTAAGTAACatagaatttcaaaaagCTCTTCTCAATGGTATTGATTATTCAAATGTTATTCGAGATCATATCGCCTTGAGGTATaaaaatcaattattcTTTGAGGCTACTGATTATATCAAGACGACGAAACCAGAATATTACTCATCTGATAAAAGAGAACGTCAagattattatcaattgtCTAATTCTTCCCTGGGTATCTAtcttaatgataaatttctGGGCAATGCATTCGAGAATATTAAACCATTCTTACCCCCATTTAGTGAAGTTCAgtataatgaaaaattctatTTCAATTACTGGAAAAATGGTGTTCATTCTGAAGAGGGTAATATGGATGACCAGCAGCATAAAAATGCTAACTCTAAGAAACGTACTACAGGGCACCTATtgagaaataaatattcaaataataataaattaggTTATTATCCAACAGTAAGCTGTTTTAACGGTGGGACAGCACGTATCCATGTGAAAAAGGACGAGCTCAAATACTTTACTGCAGTGGTGAAGAAGTCAGATGAAGAGATTAAGACATTGGACATATTATACATGGAACAGATTGCGGACGATATTGTCTGGGACATAATCGACGAGATAGAGGAAGAATATACATCTGGTATCGGTCTTCCGAAAACAAAACCAAAAGAATCTGGTGGTAGTGCTATACAGATACCTGTTTCCATTACAGATGAGGTGCGTACCATCCCATCAGCTTAA